In a genomic window of Flavobacterium sp. KACC 22761:
- the atpE gene encoding ATP synthase F0 subunit C, with protein MGTIPTLVGAGLVVIGAGLGLGKIGGSAMDAIARQPEAAGKIQTAMIIIAALLEGLAFAALILGKN; from the coding sequence ATGGGAACAATTCCAACTTTAGTAGGTGCTGGTTTAGTAGTAATCGGTGCAGGTTTAGGTTTAGGTAAAATCGGTGGATCTGCTATGGACGCTATTGCTCGTCAGCCAGAAGCTGCAGGTAAAATTCAAACTGCGATGATTATTATCGCGGCTTTATTAGAAGGTTTAGCATTTGCTGCTTTGATCTTAGGAAAAAACTAA
- a CDS encoding F0F1 ATP synthase subunit B → MDKLINDFSFGLFFWQALILVILILLLVKFAWKPIMESITAREEGIKNALLSAENAKREMENLQADNQRILNEARAERDAMLKEAREMKEKMIADSKNEAQEAGQKMIEQAKAAIESEKNAAMAELKSQVSTLSLSIAEKLLKEELSNKESQTKLVEKMLGDVKLN, encoded by the coding sequence ATGGATAAGTTAATTAACGATTTTTCATTCGGTTTATTCTTCTGGCAGGCTTTAATCTTGGTAATATTGATTTTGCTTTTAGTGAAATTTGCTTGGAAACCAATTATGGAATCTATTACTGCAAGAGAAGAAGGTATTAAAAATGCATTGCTTTCTGCTGAAAACGCAAAAAGAGAAATGGAAAACCTGCAAGCTGACAATCAAAGAATTTTGAATGAAGCTCGTGCAGAACGTGACGCGATGTTGAAAGAAGCTCGCGAAATGAAAGAGAAAATGATTGCTGATTCTAAAAACGAAGCACAAGAAGCGGGTCAAAAAATGATCGAGCAAGCTAAAGCGGCTATCGAAAGTGAAAAAAATGCTGCAATGGCTGAATTGAAATCTCAAGTTTCAACTTTATCATTAAGCATCGCTGAAAAATTATTGAAAGAGGAATTATCTAACAAAGAATCTCAAACTAAATTAGTGGAGAAAATGTTAGGTGACGTAAAGTTAAACTAA
- the atpH gene encoding ATP synthase F1 subunit delta — MAGTRAAIRYAKAILDLANSKGVAEAVNNDMKSIANAIETNTELSTFILNPTTKVEVKESALLEVFANVNGVTKGLFHLLFENKRFEILDAIAVEYNKLFDASNGVQVAKVTTAIPMDAALEAKVLAKVATLSDKKITIENIVDPSIIGGFILRIGDDQYNASVAYRLQVLKRELSN; from the coding sequence ATGGCAGGTACAAGAGCAGCAATTCGTTATGCAAAAGCAATTCTGGACTTAGCAAACTCTAAAGGTGTTGCCGAAGCTGTAAATAACGATATGAAATCAATTGCAAATGCAATTGAGACAAATACAGAATTGAGTACGTTTATTTTAAATCCAACTACAAAAGTTGAAGTTAAAGAAAGTGCTCTTTTAGAAGTTTTTGCAAATGTAAATGGAGTGACTAAAGGTTTGTTTCATTTATTATTTGAAAATAAAAGATTTGAAATTCTAGATGCAATTGCAGTAGAATACAATAAATTATTTGATGCAAGTAATGGTGTTCAAGTAGCAAAAGTTACAACAGCTATTCCAATGGATGCTGCTTTAGAAGCTAAAGTTTTAGCAAAAGTGGCAACTTTATCAGATAAAAAAATTACAATTGAAAATATAGTAGATCCTTCAATCATTGGTGGATTTATTTTGAGAATAGGAGATGATCAGTACAACGCTTCAGTTGCTTACAGATTACAAGTATTAAAAAGAGAGTTAAGTAATTAG
- the atpA gene encoding F0F1 ATP synthase subunit alpha, which yields MAEIKPAEISAILRKQVEGFESGATLEEVGSVLQVGDGIARVYGLSNVQYGELVEFDNGMEGIVLNLEEDNVGVVLLGPSTGIKEGSTAKRTQRIASLKVGEQMVGRVVNTLGFPIDGKGPIGGDLYEMPLERKAPGVIFRQPVTEPLQTGVKAVDAMIPVGRGQRELVIGDRQTGKSTVCIDTILNQKEFYDAGKPVFCIYVAIGQKASTVAGIAKMLEEKGAMAYTVIVAANASDPAPMQVYAPFAGAAIGEYFRDSGRPALIVYDDLSKQAVAYREVSLLLRRPPGREAYPGDVFYLHSRLLERACKVIADDGIAKNMNDLPDSIKSIVKGGGSLTALPIIETQAGDVSAYIPTNVISITDGQIFLDGDLFNSGVRPAINVGISVSRVGGNAQIKSMKKVSGTLKLDQAQFRELEAFAKFGSDLDSVTLNVIEKGKRNVEILKQGLNDPYPVENQVAIIYAGSKNLLKNVPVNKVKEFEADFLAYMNSKHKDTLNALKAGKFDDNITDVIEKAAKEVSAKYN from the coding sequence ATGGCGGAAATCAAACCTGCTGAAATTTCAGCAATATTAAGAAAGCAAGTAGAAGGTTTTGAATCTGGTGCTACGCTAGAGGAAGTAGGATCAGTACTTCAAGTTGGAGATGGTATTGCTCGTGTTTACGGGCTATCTAACGTTCAATATGGTGAGTTAGTGGAATTTGATAACGGTATGGAAGGTATCGTATTGAATCTTGAGGAGGATAATGTTGGGGTTGTATTATTAGGACCATCAACAGGAATTAAAGAAGGATCTACTGCAAAAAGAACTCAACGTATTGCTTCTCTTAAAGTAGGTGAGCAAATGGTAGGACGTGTAGTTAACACTCTTGGTTTTCCAATTGATGGAAAAGGACCAATCGGTGGAGACTTATACGAAATGCCTTTAGAAAGAAAAGCACCTGGAGTTATCTTCCGTCAGCCAGTAACTGAGCCATTACAAACAGGAGTAAAAGCAGTTGATGCTATGATCCCAGTTGGACGTGGACAGCGTGAGCTTGTTATCGGTGACCGTCAAACAGGTAAATCAACTGTTTGTATCGATACAATCTTGAACCAAAAAGAATTTTATGATGCAGGAAAACCTGTATTCTGTATATATGTTGCAATTGGACAAAAAGCTTCAACTGTAGCAGGAATCGCAAAAATGTTAGAAGAAAAAGGAGCAATGGCTTATACAGTTATCGTTGCTGCTAATGCTTCTGATCCAGCTCCAATGCAAGTTTACGCTCCATTCGCTGGTGCTGCAATTGGAGAGTACTTCAGAGATTCTGGTCGTCCAGCTCTTATCGTTTATGATGATTTATCTAAACAAGCTGTTGCTTACCGTGAGGTTTCTCTTTTATTAAGAAGACCACCGGGACGTGAGGCTTACCCTGGAGACGTTTTCTACTTACACTCTCGTTTATTAGAGCGTGCTTGTAAAGTAATCGCTGATGACGGTATCGCTAAAAACATGAACGATTTACCAGATTCTATCAAATCTATCGTAAAAGGTGGTGGTTCATTAACTGCATTGCCAATTATCGAAACTCAAGCTGGTGACGTTTCTGCATATATCCCAACAAACGTAATCTCTATTACAGATGGTCAGATTTTCCTTGATGGAGATTTGTTCAACTCTGGGGTTCGTCCTGCAATCAACGTGGGTATCTCTGTATCTCGTGTTGGAGGTAATGCTCAAATTAAATCAATGAAAAAAGTTTCTGGAACTTTAAAATTAGATCAAGCTCAATTCCGTGAATTAGAAGCTTTCGCTAAATTTGGTTCAGACTTGGATTCTGTTACATTAAACGTAATCGAAAAAGGAAAAAGAAACGTTGAAATCTTGAAACAAGGTTTAAATGATCCTTATCCTGTTGAAAACCAAGTTGCTATTATTTACGCTGGATCTAAAAACTTATTGAAAAACGTTCCTGTAAATAAAGTAAAAGAATTCGAAGCTGATTTCTTAGCTTACATGAACAGTAAACATAAAGATACGCTTAACGCTTTGAAAGCTGGTAAATTTGATGACAACATTACAGATGTTATCGAAAAAGCAGCAAAAGAAGTTTCAGCAAAATATAACTAA
- the atpG gene encoding ATP synthase F1 subunit gamma, with translation MANLKEIRNRITSVSSTMQITSAMKMVSAAKLKKAQDAITAMRPYAEKLTELLQNLSATLDGEVGGDYTTQREVKKVLLVAITSNRGLCGAFNSNIIKEVKNRSEFYAGKQVDVFPIGKKGNDVLSKTFKVHRHHNAIFDSLTFENVAGIADNLTQKFLSGEYDRIELIYNQFKNAATQIVQTEQFLPLAPIKSDATTSTGDYIFEPSKEEIVLTLIPKSLKTQLYKGIRDSFASEHGARMTAMHKATDNATALRNQLKLTYNKARQAAITNEILEIVGGAEALNG, from the coding sequence ATGGCAAATTTAAAGGAAATCCGTAATAGAATTACTTCCGTTTCATCGACGATGCAGATTACATCGGCTATGAAAATGGTTTCTGCAGCAAAGCTTAAGAAAGCACAAGATGCAATCACTGCAATGCGCCCTTATGCCGAGAAATTAACGGAATTATTGCAAAACCTTTCTGCTACACTTGATGGTGAAGTTGGAGGAGACTATACAACTCAACGTGAAGTGAAAAAAGTATTGCTTGTAGCAATTACTTCAAATAGAGGTTTATGTGGTGCATTCAATTCTAATATTATTAAAGAGGTTAAAAACCGTTCTGAATTTTATGCAGGAAAACAAGTTGATGTTTTTCCTATTGGGAAAAAAGGAAACGATGTTTTGTCTAAAACATTTAAAGTTCACAGACATCATAATGCAATTTTTGATAGTTTGACTTTTGAAAATGTTGCTGGAATTGCTGATAATTTGACTCAAAAATTCTTATCTGGAGAATATGACAGAATCGAATTGATCTACAATCAGTTTAAAAATGCGGCTACGCAAATTGTTCAAACTGAGCAATTTTTACCGTTAGCTCCAATTAAATCTGATGCAACGACTTCAACAGGAGATTATATTTTCGAACCTTCAAAAGAAGAAATTGTATTGACTTTGATTCCAAAATCATTAAAAACGCAATTGTACAAAGGTATTCGTGATTCATTTGCTTCAGAGCACGGAGCGCGTATGACAGCGATGCATAAAGCAACTGATAACGCAACTGCATTAAGAAACCAATTGAAATTGACTTACAACAAAGCACGTCAAGCTGCAATTACTAACGAAATCTTAGAGATTGTTGGTGGAGCTGAAGCTTTGAATGGATAA
- a CDS encoding GNAT family N-acetyltransferase, producing the protein MEFQIRELTTIEEMLEQIDTMRFLYPKLSVEKYQSFLLEMVPHNYIQIGVFDNDSCLGMTGCWSATKLWTGKYLEIDNFVVNPEYRSKGIGKLLTDYVDKKAKDLGCSSIVLDAFTGNFGAHRFYYNQGYGPKGFHFVKVLDETKLTQ; encoded by the coding sequence ATGGAATTTCAAATACGAGAACTTACTACGATTGAAGAAATGCTGGAGCAAATTGACACCATGCGATTTCTGTATCCGAAACTTTCAGTCGAAAAATATCAATCCTTTCTTTTGGAAATGGTACCCCACAATTATATTCAAATCGGAGTTTTTGACAATGATTCTTGTTTGGGCATGACGGGTTGTTGGTCAGCCACAAAACTTTGGACAGGAAAATATCTTGAGATAGACAATTTTGTTGTAAATCCAGAATACAGATCTAAAGGAATAGGAAAATTGCTGACGGATTATGTTGACAAAAAGGCAAAAGATTTAGGCTGTAGTAGTATTGTTTTGGATGCCTTTACTGGAAATTTTGGCGCGCACCGCTTTTACTACAATCAAGGATATGGCCCAAAAGGATTTCACTTTGTAAAAGTTTTGGATGAAACCAAATTGACGCAATAA
- a CDS encoding lipopolysaccharide biosynthesis protein: MGLYKNLFKQTAIYGLATVLPRMLSFLLVRLYTGILPTAEYGEVSIVLSWMVFFNVVLSYGMETAFFRFYSAEEDKKNVIATSTISIFWSSIGFLFVALIFRNTLAAWAEVDVQYVTYSVWILVLDALVLVPFSKLRANQRPMVYAAIKIGNVIINLLLNIFFLMYLPKLAASNPNSVWDNLYVENFQIAYIFIANLLASLATFIVLSPNYLSLGRKFDPELWRRMMKYGLPILVAGLAFAVNEHFDKILLGYLLPENLAKSEVGAYSACYKLGLFMVLFATAFRLGIEPFFFSHAKNENAPQTYAVITKYFVILGSLILLGVIVFADVLKFLLLNDKSYWEAMKVVPLIILANFFLGIYNNLSVWYKLTDKTKIGAYISIVGAIVTLVLNYLLIPKYSYYGSAIATISAYGSMMLISYILGNKYYPIPYDMNKIGAYLGVSILFSIISFYGFREKYYVGIPLLLIFMYMVYHFEKETIKGIMKRK; this comes from the coding sequence TTGGGATTATATAAAAATCTATTCAAACAAACTGCGATTTACGGACTAGCAACGGTTTTACCTCGAATGCTGAGTTTTTTATTGGTCAGATTATATACCGGTATTTTGCCAACTGCAGAATATGGTGAAGTTTCGATTGTCTTGTCTTGGATGGTTTTCTTTAATGTTGTCCTTTCGTACGGAATGGAAACTGCTTTTTTTAGATTCTATAGTGCCGAAGAGGACAAGAAAAATGTAATTGCAACTTCTACAATTTCAATATTTTGGTCGTCTATAGGTTTTTTGTTTGTAGCCTTGATTTTTAGAAATACTTTAGCAGCTTGGGCCGAAGTAGATGTTCAATATGTAACCTATTCAGTTTGGATTTTAGTTTTGGATGCCTTGGTTTTAGTGCCTTTTTCGAAATTGAGAGCCAATCAACGACCAATGGTTTATGCTGCAATTAAGATTGGGAACGTAATAATAAACTTATTGTTGAACATTTTCTTCTTGATGTATTTACCAAAATTGGCCGCTTCAAATCCAAACTCTGTTTGGGATAATTTATATGTTGAGAATTTCCAAATCGCTTATATTTTCATTGCAAATCTTTTGGCAAGTTTAGCCACATTTATTGTGCTTTCGCCAAATTATCTTTCGCTTGGACGCAAATTCGATCCAGAACTTTGGAGAAGAATGATGAAATACGGACTTCCTATTTTGGTTGCCGGTTTGGCATTTGCCGTAAATGAGCATTTTGATAAAATCTTACTAGGATATTTACTTCCTGAAAATTTAGCAAAATCTGAAGTTGGTGCTTATTCAGCTTGTTACAAATTAGGATTATTTATGGTTCTTTTTGCAACGGCTTTCAGATTGGGAATCGAACCTTTCTTTTTTAGTCATGCAAAAAATGAAAATGCACCACAAACCTATGCAGTAATCACAAAATACTTTGTGATTTTAGGATCTTTGATTTTGCTTGGAGTTATTGTATTTGCTGATGTTTTGAAGTTTTTGCTACTAAATGACAAATCGTATTGGGAAGCGATGAAAGTGGTGCCGTTGATCATTTTGGCAAACTTCTTTTTAGGAATTTACAACAACTTGTCCGTTTGGTATAAATTGACAGACAAAACAAAAATTGGAGCTTATATTTCGATTGTTGGTGCCATTGTAACTTTGGTCTTAAATTATCTTTTGATTCCAAAATATAGTTATTATGGTTCGGCAATTGCAACTATTTCTGCTTACGGAAGTATGATGCTTATTTCGTATATCCTTGGAAATAAATATTACCCAATTCCGTATGATATGAACAAGATTGGTGCTTATTTAGGCGTTTCAATATTATTTTCAATAATTTCATTTTACGGATTTAGAGAGAAATATTATGTTGGAATTCCACTTCTTTTAATCTTTATGTATATGGTTTACCATTTTGAAAAAGAAACGATTAAAGGAATTATGAAAAGAAAATAA
- the dut gene encoding dUTP diphosphatase, with product MKIQIINKSQHALPNYETIASAGMDLRANLTESITLKPLERTIVKTGLFIELPIGYEAQVRPRSGLAAKKGVTVLNSPGTVDADYRGEIGVILVNLSNEEFVIENGERIAQLIIAKHERAEWIEVEELSETTRGAGGFGSTGVK from the coding sequence ATGAAAATACAAATTATAAATAAATCACAGCACGCCTTGCCAAACTACGAAACAATTGCTTCGGCAGGAATGGATTTGCGTGCCAATTTAACAGAATCAATTACATTAAAACCCTTAGAAAGAACCATTGTAAAAACGGGACTTTTTATAGAATTGCCTATTGGCTACGAAGCGCAAGTAAGACCAAGAAGCGGATTGGCAGCAAAAAAAGGTGTAACCGTTTTAAATTCTCCAGGAACTGTAGATGCTGATTATAGAGGTGAAATAGGTGTGATTTTAGTAAATTTATCAAATGAAGAATTCGTTATTGAAAATGGCGAACGAATTGCACAATTGATTATCGCAAAACACGAAAGAGCAGAATGGATTGAAGTTGAAGAATTATCTGAAACAACAAGAGGCGCTGGAGGTTTTGGAAGCACGGGAGTGAAATAA